A region of Vigna radiata var. radiata cultivar VC1973A chromosome 10, Vradiata_ver6, whole genome shotgun sequence DNA encodes the following proteins:
- the LOC106775269 gene encoding glucan endo-1,3-beta-glucosidase 14 translates to MANAIAILLRQANSTKHKSSHLPCLSLPPKYSNKKRKEFLPHIIIPLYLFHNPSLSSFLTMATFIRNLVISYAFLAVFLSAGIGVFVGVESFGINYGQVANNLPPPDKVLELLSTLNLTKTRIYDTNPQILSSFANSNIEIIVTVENEILSQLDDPQQAAQWVNSHIIPYLPETKITGVQVGNEVFTDDDTTLIQHLVPAVVNIHNALSQLGYSNIKVSTPSSLAVLASSYPPSSGSFQSEISGIMYQFLNFLSTSKSPFWINAYPYFAYKDSPNGISLNYVLFNPNAGMVDPYTNLHYDNMLYAMVDAVSFAIAKMGFKGIEVRVSETGWPSKGDADEVGATPMNAATYNRNLLRRQMAGEGTPLNPRMRLDVYLFALFNEDLKPGPTSERNYGLFRPDESMTYNVGLSALATSSASTSSSSSVSLASSAARVKVVAPWKCKKLVNWILVCVLISTLYG, encoded by the exons ATGGCAAATGCAATAGCAATACTACTAAGGCAAGCTAACTCAACCAAACACAAATCCTCTCATTTACCTTGTCTCTCTCTTCCTCCAAAATattcaaacaagaaaagaaaggaattcCTCCCCCATATAATAATACCTCTATATCTCTTCCATAATCCTAGCCTCTCTTCCTTCCTCACAATGGCAACATTCATCCGAAATTTGGTCATCAGCTATGCCTTTCTTGCAGTTTTTCTCTCAGCAG GTATTGGAGTTTTTGTAGGTGTTGAGTCTTTTGGAATCAACTATGGTCAAGTGGCTAACAATTTGCCACCACCAGACAAAGTCCTTGAATTGTTGAGCACCCTTAATCTCACAAAAACAAGAATCTATGATACCAATCCTCAGATTTTGAGTTCTTTTGCCAACTCAAACATTGAAATAATTGTGACAGTGGAAAACGAAATACTAAGCCAGTTGGATGATCCTCAACAAGCAGCTCAATGGGTGAACAGCCACATCATACCGTACCTTCCAGAGACAAAGATCACAGGGGTTCAGGTTGGGAATGAGGTCTTCACTGATGATGACACCACTCTTATTCAGCACCTTGTGCCAGCAGTAGTGAACATTCACAATGCTCTATCTCAGTTAGGCTACTCAAACATCAAAGTTTCAACACCTAGTTCGTTGGCAGTGCTTGCTTCCTCGTACCCTCCTTCATCTGGTAGTTTCCAAAGTGAAATCTCTGGGATCATGTACCAGTTTTTGAACTTCTTGTCAACCTCTAAGTCCCCCTTCTGGATCAATGCCTACCCCTACTTTGCTTACAAGGATAGTCCAAATGGGATTTCTTTGAACTATGTGTTGTTCAATCCCAATGCAGGAATGGTTGACCCTTACACCAATCTCCACTATGATAACATGCTTTATGCTATGGTGGATGCTGTTTCGTTTGCCATCGCTAAAATGGGCTTCAAGGGGATAGAGGTTAGGGTCTCTGAGACTGGTTGGCCATCCAAGGGAGACGCTGACGAGGTTGGTGCCACGCCAATGAATGCTGCAACTTACAACAGGAATTTATTGAGAAGACAAATGGCTGGTGAAGGGACACCTTTGAATCCTAGAATGAGGTTGGACGTGTACTTGTTTGCGTTGTTCAATGAAGACTTGAAGCCTGGACCAACCTCAGAACGAAATTATGGTCTTTTTCGGCCCGATGAATCCATGACGTACAATGTTGGCTTGTCTGCTCTTGCAACCTCATCAGCATCaacttcctcctcctcttcagTTTCTCTTGCTTCCTCTGCCGCTAGGGTTAAG GTAGTagcaccatggaaatgcaaaaaGTTGGTGAACTGGATTCTTGTCTGTGTACTGATTTCAACCCTTTATGGGTGA
- the LOC106775167 gene encoding gibberellin 2-beta-dioxygenase, giving the protein MVVLSQPALNQFLLLKPCKSTPLFTGIPVVDFTHPDAKNLIVEACRDYGFFKLVNHGVPLELVANLENEALSFFKKSQSEKDRAGPPDPFGYGSKRIGPNGDVGWVEYLLLNTNPEVISPKSLSIFRENPHRFRAVVENYITAVKKMCYAVLELMAEGLGIGQRNTLSRLLKDEKSDSCFRMNHYPPCSEVPTLNQNLVGFGEHTDPQIISVLRSNSTSGLQICLADGTWVSVPPDQTSFFINVGDALQVMTNGRFKSVKHRVLADTTKSRLSMIYFGGPALSEKIAPLPSVMVKGEESLYKEFTWWEYKKAAYTSRLADNRLAPFEKSAAD; this is encoded by the exons ATGGTTGTTCTGTCTCAGCCAGCATTGAACCAGTTTCTCCTTCTGAAACCATGCAAGTCCACGCCCTTGTTCACGGGGATTCCTGTGGTCGACTTCACGCACCCCGATGCCAAGAACCTCATAGTGGAGGCCTGTAGGGACTACGGCTTCTTCAAGCTCGTCAACCACGGTGTTCCATTGGAGTTAGTGGCCAATTTAGAAAACGAAGCCCTCAGCTTCTTCAAAAAATCTCAGTCAGAGAAAGACAGGGCTGGTCCCCCCGACCCTTTCGGCTACGGTAGCAAGAGGATTGGCCCAAACGGCGATGTCGGTTGGGTCGAATACCTCCTCCTCAACACCAACCCTGAGGTCATCTCACCCAAATCACTCTCCATTTTCCGTGAAAATCCTCATCGTTTCAG GGCGGTGGTGGAGAACTACATTACAGCAGTAAAGAAGATGTGTTATGCGGTGTTGGAATTGATGGCAGAGGGGTTGGGGATAGGGCAGAGGAATACCTTAAGCAGGTTGCTGAAGGATGAAAAAAGTGATTCGTGTTTCAGGATGAACCACTACCCGCCGTGCTCTGAGGTGCCAACACTGAACCAGAATTTGGTTGGGTTTGGGGAGCACACAGACCCACAGATAATTTCTGTCTTAAGATCTAATAGCACATCAGGCTTGCAAATCTGTCTCGCAGATGGCACTTGGGTTTCAGTCCCACCTGATCAGACTTCCTTTTTCATCAATGTTGGTGATGCTCTACAG GTAATGACTAATGGGAGGTTTAAAAGTGTAAAGCATAGAGTTTTGGCTGACACAACGAAGTCAAGGTTGTCAATGATCTACTTTGGAGGACCAGCTTTGAGTGAAAAGATAGCACCTTTACCTTCAGTGATGGTAAAAGGAGAGGAAAGTTTGTACAAAGAGTTCACATGGTGGGAATACAAGAAGGCTGCGTACACTTCAAGGCTAGCTGATAATAGGCTTGCCCCTTTCGAGAAATCTGCTGCTGATTAA